The following coding sequences lie in one Microbacterium sp. XT11 genomic window:
- a CDS encoding acyl-CoA dehydrogenase family protein produces the protein MVDVATAPEVKNPKLDGERITALLLGTWADTRRQAREMIKDPAFWRNDDLAKDEHRERVLSQLHLLVENRAVHRAFPKRFGGEEDNGANIAGFEELVAADPSLQIKSGVQWGLFGSAILQLGTTEHHDKWLPGVMDLSIPGAFAMTEIGHGSDVASVGTTATYDPETEEFVIHTPFRGATKEYLGNAALHGVAATVFAQLITNGVNHGVHCFYVPLRGEDGTDLPGIGREDDGLKGGLNGIDNGRLSFDHVRIPRTNLLNKYGDVAPDGTYSSPIDSPGRRFFTMLGTLVQGRVSLDGASSWASALGLKIAITYANERRQFDGADGQEVVLLDYGKHQRRLLPRLATTYAQIFAHDEFLQKFDGVFSGRTDTPDDREDLETLAAALKPLSTWHALDTLQEAREACGGAGFMFENRLVGLRADLDIYVTFEGDNNVLLQLVGKRLLTDYAAQFKGKDAAALAKYAVGQTAGKVFHGAGLRQLGQAVADLGSTARSVEKGLREEQQHELLADRVQQMIADIAGRLRAAGKDKALGARLFNENQAELIEAARAHGELLQWEAFTDAVHRVDHGDTKKVLTWLRDLFGLQLIEKHLAWYLINGRLSTQRAAAVSSYIDRLCARLRPYAQELVDAFGYEPEHVRAPIASGAEKARQDEARAYYAELAASGEAPIQEKALKKGAARG, from the coding sequence ATGGTCGACGTCGCCACAGCGCCCGAAGTGAAGAATCCGAAGCTCGACGGAGAGCGCATCACCGCACTCCTGCTGGGGACCTGGGCCGACACGCGCAGGCAGGCGCGCGAGATGATCAAGGATCCGGCGTTCTGGCGCAACGACGACCTCGCCAAAGACGAGCACCGCGAGCGCGTGCTCTCGCAGCTGCACCTCCTCGTCGAGAACCGTGCCGTGCACCGCGCGTTCCCCAAGAGGTTCGGCGGGGAAGAGGACAACGGCGCCAACATCGCCGGCTTCGAGGAGCTCGTCGCGGCCGACCCCAGCCTGCAGATCAAGTCGGGCGTGCAGTGGGGGCTGTTCGGCTCCGCCATCCTGCAGCTCGGAACGACGGAGCACCACGACAAGTGGCTCCCCGGCGTCATGGACCTCTCGATCCCGGGCGCCTTCGCGATGACCGAGATCGGCCACGGCTCCGATGTCGCGTCGGTCGGCACCACCGCGACGTACGATCCCGAGACCGAGGAGTTCGTCATCCACACGCCGTTCCGCGGCGCCACCAAGGAGTACCTCGGCAACGCGGCGCTGCACGGCGTCGCGGCGACCGTGTTCGCGCAGCTCATCACGAACGGCGTCAACCACGGCGTGCACTGCTTCTACGTGCCGCTCCGAGGCGAGGACGGCACCGACCTCCCCGGCATCGGCCGTGAGGACGACGGTCTCAAGGGCGGCCTGAACGGCATCGACAACGGACGGCTCAGCTTCGACCACGTGCGCATCCCGCGCACCAACCTGCTCAACAAGTACGGCGACGTCGCGCCGGACGGCACGTACTCCAGCCCCATCGACAGCCCAGGTCGCCGCTTCTTCACCATGCTCGGCACCCTCGTGCAGGGGCGCGTCTCGCTCGACGGCGCCTCGTCATGGGCGTCGGCCCTTGGGTTGAAGATCGCCATCACCTATGCGAACGAGCGTCGCCAGTTCGACGGTGCGGACGGCCAGGAGGTCGTGCTGCTCGACTACGGCAAGCACCAGCGGCGCCTGCTGCCGCGTCTGGCCACGACCTACGCGCAGATCTTCGCGCACGACGAGTTCCTGCAGAAGTTCGACGGCGTCTTCTCGGGGCGCACCGACACCCCCGACGACCGGGAAGACCTCGAGACGCTCGCCGCCGCGCTCAAGCCGCTGTCGACGTGGCACGCCCTCGACACGCTGCAGGAGGCACGCGAGGCGTGCGGCGGCGCGGGCTTCATGTTCGAGAACCGCCTCGTCGGCCTTCGTGCCGACCTCGACATCTACGTCACCTTCGAGGGCGACAACAACGTGCTGCTGCAGCTTGTAGGCAAGCGCCTGCTCACCGACTACGCCGCGCAGTTCAAGGGCAAGGATGCCGCCGCACTGGCCAAGTACGCGGTGGGGCAGACCGCGGGCAAGGTGTTCCACGGTGCGGGCCTGCGACAGCTCGGCCAGGCCGTCGCCGACCTCGGCTCGACCGCCCGTTCGGTCGAGAAGGGGCTGCGCGAAGAGCAGCAGCATGAACTGCTCGCCGACCGCGTGCAGCAGATGATCGCCGACATCGCCGGCCGGCTGCGCGCCGCGGGCAAGGACAAGGCGCTCGGCGCCCGGCTGTTCAACGAGAACCAGGCGGAGCTCATCGAGGCGGCACGCGCGCATGGCGAGCTGCTGCAGTGGGAGGCGTTCACGGATGCCGTGCACCGGGTCGACCACGGAGACACCAAGAAGGTGCTGACGTGGCTGCGCGACCTCTTCGGCCTGCAGCTCATCGAGAAGCACCTCGCCTGGTACCTCATCAACGGCCGCCTGTCGACCCAGCGCGCCGCGGCCGTGTCGAGCTATATCGACCGTCTGTGCGCGCGGCTGCGGCCGTACGCGCAGGAGCTCGTCGACGCCTTCGGCTACGAGCCGGAGCACGTGCGCGCCCCCATCGCCTCCGGAGCCGAGAAGGCGCGCCAGGACGAGGCGCGTGCGTACTACGCCGAGCTGGCGGCGTCGGGCGAGGCCCCCATCCAGGAGAAGGCGCTCAAGAAAGGCGCCGCACGCGGCTGA
- a CDS encoding serine/threonine-protein kinase — MAKRTMTAPPVLAGYSYVRPLGSGGFADVFLYEQDLPRRVSAVKVLLADAVNPEVLRTFNAEADISARLSAHPAIVTIYQASISSDGRPYIAMEYCPDNMGTRYKKGPVPVAEVLDAGVRIAGALETVHRAGLLHRDIKPSNILLSSLGSPVLADFGIAAAVVDEGDPDIIAMSVPWSSPEVLQQRVSGSVASEVWSLAATLYTLFAGRTPFEKDDRASNSRAQLTKRIVQARYTPVPLPGFPAAIDEILATAMQRDPARRFSSMAEFAERLRWAQYDLGIAPTAFEAASAEWAAAAPVSFSDSAPRGPGVTTVDAGGRRAVRAAQQRVRLEHDEPPPPRRRRPSPLMAGLIGAGVGMAALAAVGVTVLMLTGVI, encoded by the coding sequence GTGGCCAAGCGCACCATGACGGCACCGCCCGTGCTGGCGGGGTACAGCTATGTGCGCCCGCTGGGCTCCGGCGGCTTCGCAGACGTGTTCCTCTATGAGCAGGACCTCCCGCGGCGGGTGTCCGCGGTCAAGGTGCTCCTCGCCGACGCCGTGAACCCCGAGGTGCTGCGCACGTTCAACGCGGAGGCCGACATCTCGGCGCGGTTGAGCGCGCATCCGGCCATCGTCACGATCTATCAGGCGTCGATCTCGTCCGACGGGCGGCCCTACATCGCGATGGAGTACTGCCCCGACAACATGGGTACGCGGTACAAGAAGGGTCCTGTGCCGGTGGCCGAGGTGCTCGACGCGGGCGTCCGCATCGCCGGGGCGCTCGAGACCGTGCACAGGGCAGGGCTGCTGCATCGTGACATCAAGCCGTCGAACATCCTGCTGAGCTCGCTCGGCTCTCCCGTGCTCGCCGATTTCGGCATCGCCGCTGCCGTGGTCGATGAGGGCGATCCCGACATCATCGCCATGTCGGTGCCGTGGAGCTCTCCCGAGGTGCTGCAGCAGCGCGTCTCCGGCTCGGTCGCCAGCGAAGTCTGGAGCCTGGCGGCGACCCTCTACACGCTCTTCGCCGGACGCACGCCCTTCGAGAAGGACGACAGGGCGTCGAACTCCAGGGCGCAGCTGACCAAGCGGATCGTGCAGGCGCGGTACACGCCCGTGCCGCTGCCCGGCTTCCCGGCGGCCATCGATGAGATCCTCGCGACCGCGATGCAGCGCGATCCCGCACGGCGCTTCTCATCGATGGCGGAGTTCGCCGAACGCCTCCGCTGGGCGCAGTACGACCTCGGCATCGCACCGACCGCGTTCGAGGCGGCATCCGCCGAATGGGCGGCCGCGGCACCCGTCAGCTTCTCCGACTCCGCACCACGCGGACCCGGCGTCACGACGGTCGACGCCGGAGGCCGCAGGGCCGTGCGGGCGGCGCAGCAGCGCGTCCGTCTCGAACACGACGAGCCGCCCCCGCCGCGGCGTCGCCGGCCGTCGCCGCTCATGGCCGGCCTCATCGGCGCAGGAGTCGGCATGGCGGCGCTCGCGGCCGTCGGCGTGACCGTGCTGATGCTCACGGGAGTGATCTGA
- a CDS encoding NAD(P)-dependent alcohol dehydrogenase codes for MLRVTAYAAPSEAAPLEKTVIERRELGPHDILIDVAFAGICHSDIHTVRGDWGPQRYPLAPGHEIAGVVSAVGDAVTRHAVGDRVGVGCLVDSCGECAPCLRGQEQFCREGAVFTYGSTDRDGSVTQGGYSQQLVVSERFAVRIPDALPLDRAAPLLCAGITTYSPLRRWNVGPGTRVAVVGMGGLGHMAVQLAHALGAEVTVLSQTLSKKDDGLRLGADRYFATSDPATFRELSGSFDVILNSVSAPIELRSYLRLLDVDGALVCVGLPPEPLSLAVGGLIGGNKSIAGSNIGGIAETQEMLDFCAEHGIAAEIEVIPASEINAAYERVLASDVRYRFVIDAATFA; via the coding sequence ATGCTCCGCGTCACCGCTTACGCCGCCCCCAGTGAGGCCGCCCCGCTCGAGAAGACCGTCATCGAACGGAGGGAGCTCGGGCCGCACGACATCCTCATCGATGTCGCGTTCGCGGGCATCTGCCATTCCGACATCCACACCGTCCGCGGCGACTGGGGCCCGCAGCGATATCCGCTCGCGCCGGGGCATGAGATCGCGGGCGTCGTCTCGGCGGTCGGCGACGCCGTCACGCGCCACGCCGTCGGTGACCGTGTCGGCGTCGGCTGCCTGGTGGATTCGTGCGGCGAGTGCGCGCCGTGTCTCAGGGGACAGGAGCAGTTCTGTCGCGAGGGCGCGGTGTTCACCTACGGCAGCACCGACCGCGACGGCAGCGTGACGCAGGGCGGCTATTCGCAGCAGCTCGTGGTGAGCGAGCGGTTCGCCGTGCGCATCCCCGACGCGCTCCCGCTCGACCGGGCCGCGCCGCTGCTGTGCGCAGGGATCACGACGTACTCGCCGCTGCGCCGGTGGAACGTGGGACCGGGCACGCGCGTCGCGGTGGTCGGCATGGGCGGCCTGGGGCACATGGCGGTGCAGCTCGCGCACGCGCTGGGTGCCGAGGTCACGGTGCTGTCGCAGACCCTGAGCAAGAAGGACGACGGGCTGCGCCTGGGCGCCGACCGCTACTTCGCCACGTCGGACCCCGCGACGTTCCGTGAGCTGAGCGGATCGTTCGACGTGATCCTCAACTCGGTGAGCGCGCCGATCGAGCTGCGCTCATACCTGCGGCTCCTCGACGTCGACGGAGCGCTCGTCTGCGTCGGCCTCCCGCCGGAGCCCCTCTCGCTGGCGGTCGGCGGCCTCATCGGCGGGAACAAGTCGATCGCCGGCTCCAACATCGGAGGCATCGCCGAGACCCAGGAGATGCTCGACTTCTGCGCCGAGCACGGCATCGCGGCCGAGATCGAGGTGATCCCGGCATCCGAGATCAACGCGGCATACGAACGCGTGCTCGCGTCGGACGTGCGGTACCGCTTCGTCATCGACGCCGCGACGTTCGCCTGA
- a CDS encoding HTTM domain-containing protein has translation MTSERTASLPTRLLAFAASMIAGFWAMVLSAVERISAFVSDWLWNGKKSLYGLAVTRILFGVTALGLLAANFGTRLYTFGSGSAWNGELAEPVSDFPKIWVFSAFHAAMGNDVVYTLLYLLLAALAVLFVLGWRFRIVLPVFFCLWVGFIEANDMVGDQGDNMFRIALLLLFFADPAARWSLDARRRAKSGEWFAPGSQPALLGTVFHNLALVALTAQVCFVYASGALFKAGGVPWKEGYAVYNPLHTMRFGTWPVLSDLVTTWGPMVTMMSWGSIILQVAFPLALLTRPTRLIALIGILSFHIGIAVLMGLPWFSLTMIAIDSIFIRDRTWRRLSAGVVRRWQAAKAVAPPTPDRAAV, from the coding sequence GTGACTTCGGAGCGCACGGCCTCGCTGCCGACCAGGCTGCTCGCGTTCGCCGCGTCGATGATCGCCGGTTTCTGGGCCATGGTGCTCTCCGCGGTCGAGCGCATCTCGGCATTCGTGTCGGACTGGCTGTGGAACGGCAAGAAGTCGCTCTACGGCCTCGCCGTCACCCGCATCCTGTTCGGCGTCACAGCACTCGGGCTGCTGGCTGCGAACTTCGGCACGCGCCTGTACACGTTCGGCTCCGGGTCGGCGTGGAACGGCGAACTCGCCGAACCCGTCAGCGACTTCCCGAAGATCTGGGTGTTCAGCGCGTTCCACGCCGCCATGGGCAACGACGTGGTCTACACCCTGCTCTACCTGCTGCTCGCCGCCCTCGCCGTGCTCTTCGTGCTGGGCTGGCGCTTCCGCATCGTGCTGCCGGTGTTCTTCTGCCTGTGGGTGGGCTTCATCGAGGCCAACGACATGGTCGGCGACCAGGGCGACAACATGTTCCGCATCGCGCTGCTGCTGCTGTTCTTCGCGGATCCGGCCGCCCGGTGGTCGCTCGACGCACGCCGTCGCGCGAAGAGCGGAGAGTGGTTCGCCCCCGGCAGTCAGCCCGCGCTGCTCGGCACCGTCTTCCACAACCTCGCCCTGGTCGCCCTCACGGCACAAGTGTGCTTCGTGTACGCCTCGGGCGCGCTGTTCAAGGCCGGCGGGGTGCCCTGGAAGGAGGGGTACGCGGTCTACAACCCTCTGCACACCATGCGCTTCGGCACCTGGCCGGTGCTCAGCGACCTCGTCACGACCTGGGGACCCATGGTCACGATGATGAGCTGGGGGTCGATCATCCTGCAGGTGGCCTTCCCCCTGGCGCTGCTCACCCGTCCCACGCGACTCATCGCCCTCATCGGCATCCTGTCGTTCCACATCGGCATCGCGGTGCTCATGGGCCTGCCGTGGTTCTCGCTGACCATGATCGCGATCGACTCGATCTTCATCCGCGACCGCACCTGGCGGCGCCTGAGCGCGGGCGTCGTACGACGCTGGCAGGCGGCGAAGGCGGTCGCGCCGCCGACGCCGGATCGCGCCGCCGTGTGA
- a CDS encoding DNA-3-methyladenine glycosylase I → MNALISGPDERHRCAWVGDDAEYRRYHDEEWGTPLHGDRALFEKMSLEGFQAGLSWITILRKRPRFREAFAGFDPDVVAEFGVGDVERLMADAGIIRNRAKIEATIGNARLVREMTEGELDALMWSFAPPGPRTRPRSMADVPAVTPESTAMSKELRRRGFRFVGPTTMYALMQSAGMVDDHLEGCWRA, encoded by the coding sequence ATGAACGCCCTCATCTCCGGACCCGACGAGCGGCATCGCTGCGCGTGGGTGGGCGACGACGCCGAGTACCGGCGGTACCACGACGAGGAGTGGGGCACCCCGCTCCACGGAGACCGCGCGCTGTTCGAGAAGATGTCGCTCGAGGGCTTCCAGGCCGGCCTGAGCTGGATCACGATCCTCCGCAAGCGTCCGCGGTTCCGCGAGGCGTTCGCCGGATTCGATCCTGACGTCGTGGCGGAGTTCGGCGTGGGTGACGTCGAGCGGTTGATGGCGGATGCCGGCATCATCCGCAACCGAGCCAAGATCGAGGCGACCATCGGCAATGCGAGGCTCGTGCGCGAGATGACAGAGGGCGAGCTCGACGCGCTGATGTGGTCGTTCGCTCCCCCGGGTCCGCGGACGCGCCCTCGGAGCATGGCCGACGTCCCCGCGGTGACGCCGGAGTCGACGGCCATGAGCAAAGAGCTGCGGCGCCGGGGCTTCCGCTTCGTCGGACCGACGACCATGTACGCGTTGATGCAGTCGGCGGGCATGGTCGACGACCACCTCGAAGGATGCTGGAGGGCGTGA